A window of the Methanothrix sp. genome harbors these coding sequences:
- a CDS encoding 2-amino-3,7-dideoxy-D-threo-hept-6-ulosonate synthase gives MSEIGKRVRMERIMDRDSGNTVIIPLDHGISVGPIQGLANLPEMVDKVAKGGANAVLQQKGMVRHGHRGYGRDIGLIVHMSASTSLGPDPNNKVQVAMVEEAIKLGADAVSVHINIGSETEAEQLHFLGMVSERCDFWGMPLVAMMYPRGKDITNPNAPDVVAHAARAGAELGADIIKTNYTGSPESFREVVEGCPVPVVIAGGPKTATDLEFLQMIEGAMKAGAKGVAIGRNVFQHRDPTRMTRAICAIVHQGRSAEEAARILSEI, from the coding sequence ATGAGCGAGATTGGTAAACGCGTTCGAATGGAGAGGATCATGGACAGGGACAGCGGGAACACCGTGATAATACCTCTTGATCACGGGATATCAGTCGGCCCGATACAGGGGCTTGCGAACCTGCCTGAGATGGTTGATAAGGTCGCGAAGGGAGGAGCAAATGCGGTGCTGCAGCAGAAGGGCATGGTCAGGCACGGGCACCGCGGCTACGGCAGGGATATAGGCCTGATCGTCCACATGTCCGCATCCACATCCCTCGGTCCTGATCCGAACAACAAGGTCCAGGTTGCGATGGTGGAGGAGGCGATAAAGCTCGGCGCAGACGCGGTGAGCGTTCACATAAATATCGGCTCTGAGACCGAGGCGGAGCAGCTTCACTTCCTCGGGATGGTCTCGGAGAGGTGCGACTTCTGGGGCATGCCGCTGGTCGCGATGATGTATCCCCGCGGCAAGGATATAACAAACCCGAACGCTCCGGACGTGGTGGCGCACGCCGCAAGGGCAGGCGCCGAGCTCGGCGCCGACATCATAAAGACGAACTACACAGGATCTCCGGAGAGCTTCAGGGAGGTTGTTGAAGGATGTCCGGTGCCTGTGGTCATAGCAGGCGGCCCGAAGACAGCGACAGACCTGGAGTTCCTGCAGATGATCGAGGGCGCGATGAAGGCGGGCGCGAAGGGCGTCGCCATAGGCAGAAACGTCTTCCAGCACAGGGATCCGACGCGCATGACCAGAGCGATATGCGCAATAGTGCATCAAGGCAGGAGCGCAGAGGAGGCGGCGAGAATACTGAGCGAGATCTAA
- a CDS encoding FkbM family methyltransferase has product MELDRIVLDAELPDGTQIRFRPFSEGDADMIRDVYQHRQYDLLEIRPGDVVFDVGAHIGSFALRAAGMVGKDGLVVAVEPEPSNYEILRMNAERMGNIVPLRMALSDFKGTGRLFLAEGTVAHSLIFRRSASWDEVQVNTMDGLIEELGIMPDVVKIDAEGAALKILSCAESMRCRKIAIAAYHFPAEDLQVASRLRSMGFAPRIFQVRASIYRSPFAPSVPVVMGELRGEA; this is encoded by the coding sequence ATGGAACTGGATCGAATTGTGCTGGATGCAGAGCTTCCCGATGGCACTCAGATCAGATTCCGGCCGTTCTCCGAGGGAGATGCTGATATGATAAGGGATGTATACCAGCACAGGCAATATGATCTCCTGGAGATACGCCCGGGTGACGTGGTTTTCGATGTTGGTGCACATATCGGATCGTTCGCGCTGAGGGCTGCAGGGATGGTGGGGAAGGATGGGCTTGTGGTCGCTGTGGAGCCGGAGCCGAGCAACTACGAGATTCTCAGGATGAATGCGGAGAGAATGGGCAACATCGTCCCGCTCCGCATGGCTCTGTCTGATTTTAAGGGCACCGGCAGGCTCTTTCTCGCAGAGGGCACCGTCGCTCATTCTCTGATATTCAGGAGGAGCGCATCGTGGGATGAAGTTCAGGTCAATACCATGGATGGACTAATCGAGGAGCTCGGGATAATGCCGGATGTTGTCAAGATCGATGCCGAGGGTGCAGCGCTGAAGATCCTGAGCTGTGCTGAGAGCATGCGCTGCAGAAAGATAGCGATCGCAGCATATCACTTCCCCGCTGAGGACCTCCAGGTCGCCAGCAGGCTGAGATCGATGGGGTTCGCACCAAGGATCTTCCAGGTGAGGGCAAGCATCTACAGAAGCCCATTCGCTCCAAGCGTGCCGGTTGTCATGGGCGAGTTGAGAGGCGAGGCCTAA